CCAATTATAGTCCGAGTAAATCGGCGTGGGTTCCCGTTCCCAGCAAATAAAGAATCATGCCCGTTTCTTGTTTTTCATATATTAGCAACCAATCACCGGCACCACCGATATGACATTCGCGGAAACGTTTCATGTTTCCCTTTAATTGATGATCCTTCCAATTTAAAGGTAAGGGGATATCCTTCGCTAATTGGTTAATACCCCAAGCGAGCAGGGATAGGTCCTTTCCTTGCTTTTTTGCGAGTTTATAACCTTTCTTAAACTTTGAAGTCCTAACAACGAAATATATCGTTTCAATCATCATCATCGTCCTCTGCGTCCAAATCTGCGAAGAGGTCTGCTGCGTTTTTATATAACTTTGCCGTCCCATTTTTGACGGCGGTATGATATTTCTTCGATTCCGTAAGAAGTTCCGATTCAAAATCCGGAGTATACCCGTTTTCGGTTAACCGCATAAAAGATGAATCAGGGACATTTGAAACACCCAAAATAAAAGGCAGGTTGTTAGTTTTCACCGTTTGCTTTAAAAATAAGTTAACCGCTGTAGACAGATCCAAGCCGATGGATTCGAAGACTTGCTGTGCTTGGGACTTTAGGGTTGCGTCGGTTCTTACGTTAATGGTTGCTGTCGCCATGTTGACACCTCCTTGTTTATTATCGTAACACATATTAAGTACATTGTCATCAAAGTAATCATTTGACGCCATATATGACATTGTTATATATTTATATTATTACACAAAGGAGGATACAATTTGAGCAAACGTGATAAACAATTGCAAGCCATACGAAACAATCCGAAGGGTGTTAAATTTAAAGCCATACAAAATATATTATTAAACCTTGGTTTTAAAGAAACCGTACCCCGCGGTGGGTCGAGCCATTATACGTATCATAAAGGTATCTATAGAATTACGATCCCCAAGGACAACCCCGTTAACGGTATTTATATAAAACAAGTCATTAAAATCCTCGATGCATTGGAGGCAACTCAATGAAAAACTTACAATATTATATGGATTTGAAATACCCCTTCACATTGGAACAAGACGAAGATGGGAGCTATCTTATTATATACCCCGACTTACCCGGATGTATGACTTGCGGATCAACGATTGAAGAAGCCATCGAAATGGGTACAGATGCAAAACAATGTTGGATAGAATCCGCATTACATGACAATGATTTTATCCCCGAGCCGCGAACAACGGAGGAATACCCTAATAATTTTAAATTACGCTTACCAAAATCCTTATACAAACAACTCGCGACCAACGCAAACGCGGAGGGAGTAAGCATGAACCAATATTGCTTGTACCTGCTAAGCGAAAGAGCGGTGAGTTGATAAATGGACACCTTCTCCCGCTTATCCCCCTTCATACAGGAGTTCATCTACCGCAACGAGTGGACGGAGCTGCGCGGTATACAGATTGCCGCTTGCGGGGTTATTTTTGATACGGACGATAATTTACTCCTTTCCTCCGGCACGGCGTCGGGCAAGACCGAGGCGGCGTTTCTGCCGATCCTTACGCAAATTTATGAGGACCCGCCGAAGTCGGTGGGCGTGCTGTACATATCGCCGCTTAAAGCGTTGATTAACGACCAGTTTAAGCGGCTGGATCAATTACTGCTGGATTCAAACATTCCCGTGACGAAATGGCACGGGGACGCGAACCAGGACAAAAAGAATTATTTGGTGAAGAACCCCGAAGGGATTTTGCAGATTACACCCGAATCGTTGGAGAGCCTGCTGACCAACAAGCGGGGGTCGTGCTTGCAATTGTTCCGTGATTTGCGCTTCGTGATTATCGACGAGGTGCATCAATTTATGCGGGACGCGCGGGGTTTGCAACTTTTGTGTGTGCTGGAGCGGTTGCAAAATTTGACGAAGGTATACCCACGGCGGGTGGGCTTGTCGGCGACGCTGGGGGACATAAAGCTGGCGGAGAATTGGCTGAACACGGGCACGGCGCGTAAGTGTGCTTCCCCCGTGACGGACGAAGGGAAGCGGAGGATCCGCCTGCACATCGAGCGGTTCGTCAATTATGCCGACAAGAGGGACTTAAACGCGCTGACCGATTCTTCGGGTACGCAGGACGTGGGCGACCGCGCGCATTACGATTATTTATTTAAGATGACGCTGGATAAGAAGACGATTATCTTCACCAATTCCCGCGAGGAAACGGAATACGTGATGGCGAACTTACGCGAAATCGCGTTGAAAAATAAATCCCCCGACATTTACCGGGTACACCACGGTAACGTGAGTGCGCTCCTGCGTGAAACGACCGAGGACGAAATGAAATCGGAGGACGAAAAAATCGTGACGGGCGCGACGGTTACGCTGGAATTGGGCATCGACATCGGCGCGCTGGACCAAGCCGTGCAAATCGGCGCGCCGCACAGCGTTGCCGGTTTTGCGCAACGGTTGGGGCGGTGCGGGCGGCGGGGGCAGATCGCGCAATTATTATTCACCTTCGTGGAGAGCATCGTGATTAATGCCGCTGACATTTTGGGACCGATCAATTGGGACTTTTTAAAGACGCTCGCCATCATCGAGCTGTACACCAAGGAACATTGGATCGAGCCGATTTACCCGCACCACCACCATTACGCGCTGTTGTACCACCAGACGATGAGCTTTTTAAAATCGAACGGGGAATCCTCGCCCGCGGCGCTGGCTACGGCGGTGCTGGGGCTGGGCGTGTTCAAACACATCCCGCAGGAGGATTACCGTCGGCTGCTTTCGCACATGGTTGATATGCAGCAATTGGAGCGCACCGAGCGCGGCGGCTTGATTATCGGGCGGCAGGGGGAACGGATCGTCAATTCGCATAAATTTTTGACGGTATTTAAAGCGCCGGAATACCTGCTGGTAAAGGACGAAAACCGCACCATCGGCACGGTGGACACGGTGTACCCCGTGGGGACGCGCTTCTCGCTGGCGGGCATGACGTGGGAAGTGCTGGACGTGAACGAGAAGTCGAAGGTCATTTTCGTTAAGCGGGTACCCGGCGTTAGTATGGTCGATTGGGAAGCGGTTTTCGACGGCGAACTGCATACGGTTTTGGTCAAAAAAATCCGCCATATACTAATGGCGGACGTGATGTTCCCGTATTTGAGCGATTCGTGCAAGGAGCGTATCACCGAACTGCGTTACATCACGCAGAACAGCGGCATATTGGACAATTTGGTAACGCAAATATCCAATAAAAAGTTCGCCATTTTCCCGTGGATCGGTACGCGGCAATTACTCACGCTTCACTACGCGTTGATAGATAAACAAATACCCAACAAGATACCGTGGTTTACCAGCGTATACATCGAGGCGATTTTTTCCGGCACGACGGAGGAGCTGGAGGAAATCATCCGCGGTATCGCACGGTCGGAAATCGACCTGTATAACCTACCCCTTCCCGGTAAAACGCAGATACGTGCGAAGTACAACGAGTATGTCCCCGCGGACTTGCTAAGGAAGCAATTCGTGGAGGATTACTTGGATATGGAAGGGGTACGGGAGCTGGCAACCGGGAATTAAACCTTCGGG
This window of the Oscillospiraceae bacterium genome carries:
- a CDS encoding type II toxin-antitoxin system YafQ family toxin; the encoded protein is MIETIYFVVRTSKFKKGYKLAKKQGKDLSLLAWGINQLAKDIPLPLNWKDHQLKGNMKRFRECHIGGAGDWLLIYEKQETGMILYLLGTGTHADLLGL
- a CDS encoding type II toxin-antitoxin system RelB/DinJ family antitoxin, which gives rise to MATATINVRTDATLKSQAQQVFESIGLDLSTAVNLFLKQTVKTNNLPFILGVSNVPDSSFMRLTENGYTPDFESELLTESKKYHTAVKNGTAKLYKNAADLFADLDAEDDDDD
- a CDS encoding toxin HicA → MSKRDKQLQAIRNNPKGVKFKAIQNILLNLGFKETVPRGGSSHYTYHKGIYRITIPKDNPVNGIYIKQVIKILDALEATQ
- a CDS encoding type II toxin-antitoxin system HicB family antitoxin, translating into MKNLQYYMDLKYPFTLEQDEDGSYLIIYPDLPGCMTCGSTIEEAIEMGTDAKQCWIESALHDNDFIPEPRTTEEYPNNFKLRLPKSLYKQLATNANAEGVSMNQYCLYLLSERAVS
- a CDS encoding DEAD/DEAH box helicase, giving the protein MDTFSRLSPFIQEFIYRNEWTELRGIQIAACGVIFDTDDNLLLSSGTASGKTEAAFLPILTQIYEDPPKSVGVLYISPLKALINDQFKRLDQLLLDSNIPVTKWHGDANQDKKNYLVKNPEGILQITPESLESLLTNKRGSCLQLFRDLRFVIIDEVHQFMRDARGLQLLCVLERLQNLTKVYPRRVGLSATLGDIKLAENWLNTGTARKCASPVTDEGKRRIRLHIERFVNYADKRDLNALTDSSGTQDVGDRAHYDYLFKMTLDKKTIIFTNSREETEYVMANLREIALKNKSPDIYRVHHGNVSALLRETTEDEMKSEDEKIVTGATVTLELGIDIGALDQAVQIGAPHSVAGFAQRLGRCGRRGQIAQLLFTFVESIVINAADILGPINWDFLKTLAIIELYTKEHWIEPIYPHHHHYALLYHQTMSFLKSNGESSPAALATAVLGLGVFKHIPQEDYRRLLSHMVDMQQLERTERGGLIIGRQGERIVNSHKFLTVFKAPEYLLVKDENRTIGTVDTVYPVGTRFSLAGMTWEVLDVNEKSKVIFVKRVPGVSMVDWEAVFDGELHTVLVKKIRHILMADVMFPYLSDSCKERITELRYITQNSGILDNLVTQISNKKFAIFPWIGTRQLLTLHYALIDKQIPNKIPWFTSVYIEAIFSGTTEELEEIIRGIARSEIDLYNLPLPGKTQIRAKYNEYVPADLLRKQFVEDYLDMEGVRELATGN